From Nicotiana tabacum cultivar K326 chromosome 22, ASM71507v2, whole genome shotgun sequence, one genomic window encodes:
- the LOC107825585 gene encoding protein NUCLEAR FUSION DEFECTIVE 4-like produces MSRQWMSLVGALWLQSMAGTNTNFPAYSTQIKKLLSISQVQLNNLAFASDAGKLLGWFSGIAATYLPLWLVLLIGSTLGLIGYGVQYLFLANHINSLSYWHVFSLTFLAGNSICWINTVCYIVAIQNFPLDRQVAVGLSTSYLSLSAKIITDIVNVINFSSPSERAEVYLLLNSVLPLFVSIVAAPVIRETKVGKSRKLSDGFRVMFVITLATGTYAVITSMESAMNKLLPRLLSLFGMGVFLVLPILVPLTEKIKEHWHRQCWIRRDPKICDLSNLEEANTAEMRISQEESTNCGVKEDNDLGFAVMEEIGAKKMLMRLDFWLYFFVYLFGATLGLVYLNNLGQIADTRGYTGTSALVSLSSSFGFFGRLLPSLFDYLFSRSKYAISRPATIAVTLAPMTGAFFLLLHKSHIALYISTAIIGVCTGAITSISVAQTTELFGTKNFGVNHNIVVANIPIGSFLFGDLAAMIYRRQANSSDGICLGMKCFQTTFVIWGCLCFLGTCLAFILHIRIQKFYNLLRGRS; encoded by the exons ATGTCTCGGCAATGGATGAGCCTAGTAGGAGCATTATGGCTACAATCCATGGCTGGAACAAACACTAATTTTCCAGCTTATTCTACACAGATCAAGAAACTTTTGTCCATATCTCAAGTTCAACTCAATAACCTAGCATTTGCTTCTGATGCTGGAAAATTACTTGGTTGGTTTTCTGGAATTGCAGCTACTTATTTACCCCTTTGGCTAGTTCTTTTAATTGGTTCAACACTTGGATTAATTGGCTATGGGGTGCAATATCTTTTCCTTGCAAATCACATCAATTCTTTATCATATTGGCATGTTTTTTCACTCACTTTTTTAGCTGGTAATAGCATTTGTTGGATCAACACTGTTTGTTACATAGTAGCAATACAAAATTTTCCATTAGACCGTCAAGTTGCAGTTGGATTATCAACTAGTTACTTAAGTTTAAGTGCCAAGATTATTACAGATATAGTCAATGTTATTAATTTTTCATCCCCAAGTGAAAGGGCTGAGGTTTATCTTCTTTTGAACTCGGTTTTACCCCTCTTTGTTTCAATTGTTGCTGCACCAGTAATTCGTGagacaaaagttggaaaatcaaGAAAATTATCAGATGGTTTTCGAGTAATGTTTGTTATAACATTAGCTACAGGGACTTATGCTGTGATTACTAGCATGGAATCTGCAATGAATAAGTTATTGCCAAGATTGTTAAGTTTATTTGGAATGGGGGTATTTTTGGTACTTCCAATTTTGGTACCATTGACTGAAAAAATTAAAGAACATTGGCATAGACAATGTTGGATAAGAAGAGACCCAAAAATTTGTGATTTAAGTaatttggaagaagctaatacaGCTGAAATGAGAATATCACAAGAGGAGAGTACTAATTGTGGGGTGAAAGAAGATAATGATCTTGGATTTGCTGTAATGGAGGAAATTGGAGCAAAGAAAATGTTGATGAGATTGGAtttttggttatatttctttgtttatttatttggtgCAACACTTGGTTTGGTTTATTTAAATAATTTGGGACAAATTGCTGACACTCGTGGATACACTGGGACTTCTGCTCTGGTTTCATTATCATCTTCTTTTGGTTTCTTTGGTCGTCTTCTTCCTTCACTCTTCGACTATCTTTTTTCCAG GAGTAAGTATGCAATTTCAAGACCAGCAACCATAGCAGTGACACTAGCACCAATGACAGGAGCTTTCTTTTTACTACTCCACAAAAGTCACATTGCTCTCTATATCAGCACAGCTATAATTGGAGTTTGTACTGGAGCCATTACTTCCATTTCTGTTGCACAAACTACTGAGCTATTTGGAACCAAGAATTTTGGTGTCAATCACAATATTGTTGTGGCAAATATTCCAATAGGTTCCTTTTTATTTGGGGACTTAGCAGCTATGATCTACAGAAGACAAGCAAATTCAAGTGATGGAATTTGTTTAGGCATGAAATGttttcag